One genomic region from Gaiellales bacterium encodes:
- a CDS encoding nuclear transport factor 2 family protein, translating to MSDQVNGSETPVMRLQRRMAVALRRPEPDEFVALCHPEIEFQTYGLGSRQLHGIGEILEWWRTMRDATAYRVTISSVAPLSDRVVLIDGRIQFEREGWVTDREAHWVMIERDDLAWRYRPVADRAAAVEFARSVGALEP from the coding sequence GTGAACGGCTCCGAGACGCCGGTGATGCGCCTGCAGCGCCGCATGGCGGTTGCGCTGCGGCGGCCCGAACCGGACGAGTTCGTCGCGCTGTGCCACCCGGAGATCGAGTTCCAGACCTACGGGCTCGGGTCTCGCCAGCTGCACGGCATCGGCGAGATCCTCGAGTGGTGGCGGACGATGCGCGATGCCACCGCCTACCGCGTCACGATCAGCTCCGTCGCCCCGCTCAGTGACCGTGTGGTCTTGATCGACGGCCGCATCCAGTTCGAGCGTGAGGGCTGGGTCACCGACCGAGAGGCGCACTGGGTGATGATCGAGCGGGACGACCTTGCCTGGCGGTACCGACCGGTCGCAGATCGGGCAGCGGCCGTCGAGTTCGCACGGTCGGTGGGCGCGCTCGAGCCGTAA
- a CDS encoding STAS domain-containing protein → MADEPGQIAVEDEGGAWVVRVLGEHDLTTREPLATELERVAAGGGHVVVDLTGTDFMDSTILGVLLGGHARAAANDGTYAFVAPSGGRPRRLLELTRVADRIPVFETRSEALSSRA, encoded by the coding sequence GTGGCGGACGAACCCGGACAGATTGCGGTCGAGGACGAGGGAGGCGCCTGGGTGGTTCGCGTGCTCGGCGAGCACGACCTCACCACCCGCGAGCCGCTCGCGACCGAACTGGAGCGCGTGGCGGCCGGCGGCGGCCACGTCGTCGTGGATCTGACCGGGACCGATTTCATGGACTCGACGATCCTCGGCGTGCTGCTCGGCGGACATGCCCGAGCAGCCGCGAACGACGGCACCTATGCCTTCGTCGCACCGTCTGGCGGACGCCCGCGCCGCCTGCTCGAGCTCACCCGCGTCGCCGACCGCATCCCGGTCTTCGAAACGCGCAGCGAGGCGCTCTCCTCGAGGGCCTGA